ACCCTAGTGGTAAAAGCACCTGCACCAGAGACACCTGTGGCAAAGGCACCTGCAGCAGAGACACCTGTGGCAAAGGCACCTGCAGCGGAGACCCCTGTGGTAAAGGCACCTACAGCAGAAACCCCTGTGGTAAAAGCACCTGCAGTAGAAACCCTAGTGGTAAAGGCACCTACAGCAGAAACCCCTGTGGTAAAAGCACCTGCAGTAGAAACCCTAGTGGTAAAAGCACCTGCACCAGAGACACCTGTGGCAAAGGCACCTGCAGCAGAGACACCTGTGGCAAAGGCACCTGCAGCGGAGACCCCTGTGGTAAAGGCACCTACAGCAGAAACCCCTGTGGTAAAAGCACCTGCAGTAGAAACCCTAGTGGTAAAAGCACCTGCACCAGAGACACCTGTGGTAAAAGCACCTGCAGCGGAGACCCCTGTGGTAAAAGCACCTGCAGCAAAACCCCCTGTGGTAAAAGCACCTGCAGCAGAGACACCTGTGGCAAAGGCACCTGCAGCAGAGACCTCTGTGGCAAAGGTACCTGCAGTAGAAACACCTGTGGCAAAGGCACCTGCAGCAGAAACCTCTGTGGCAAAGGCACCTCCAACAGAAACCCCTGTGGCAAAGGCACCTCCAACAGAAACCCCTGTGGCAAAGGCACCAGTAGCAGAAACCCCTGTGGCAAAGGCACCTACAGCAGAAACCCCTGTGGCAAAGGCACCAGTAGCAGAAACCCCTGTGGCAAAGGCACCAGTAGCAGAACCCCCTGTGGCAAAGGCACCAGTAGCAGAAACCCCTGTGGCAAAGGCACCTGCAGCAGAAACACCTGTAACAAAGGCACCTGCAGCAGAGGCACCTGTGGCAAAGGCACCAGCAGCAGAAACACCTGTGGCAAAGGTGCCTGCAGCAGAAACCCCTGTGGCAAAGGTACCGGAAGTAAAAACACCTGCAGTAGGAACACCTTTGGTAAAGGCACCTGAAATAAAAACACCCACTGCTGAACCCCCTGTGGCAAAGGCACCTGCAACAGAAACTCCTGTGGCAAAGGCACCTGAAGTGAAAACACCTTTAGTTGAAACACCTGTGGCAAAGAAACTAGTAGTGGAAACACCAGTGATAAAAGCACCTGTTGCACAAACACCTCTTGCAAAGGTACCTGAAGTGAAAATCACTCCACCAGAAATACCTGCTGTGAAAGAACCTAAAGTAGATCCTCCTGTTTCAAAGACGTCTATAACAGAACTATCTAAGGAGAAAGTACCTGTAGCAGGAATAACTGTGGCAAAGTCGCCTGATGTTCAACCACCTGCCACAGAAGTACCTGCAGCAAAGCCATCTATAGTAGAAACCCCTGTGGCAAAGGCACCTGAAGTTAAAGCCCCTGTTATAGAAACACCAGCCAAGACACCTGAAGTAAAACAACCTGAAGTAACACCTGTTGTTGAAAAGGGTAAACCTGTAGTTGTAGCATTTTCACAGCCTGACACAaaacctgctgctgctgtggaaAGTCCAGCAGAGGGCTCCAGCAAAACACAAACCTTGtgagtatattttatttagtattctaaaataaatgtatactATAAATTCAGTAGTATGTCCTATGATTTTGAAAACTGTATtagaaattattcagtatttacaataaaatgtttaataatttaaagGTATTCGAAGAACTATGAGAGAACTATGAatgatgaaaatatatataatattattttttaattaatctaCTGTATATCACTAATTAATCGTTCTATATTGTTCAATTAATGATATACAACAAGTTATCCAGTATCTAAGTCGGTATCtaactcagtatccactatattATTATATCTACTATGAGGTTTTCAGCATCTACTGTGAGTTGTTTTGTATCTTTTATTAATTGTTCAGAATCTGCTACAGGTCTTTcagtatttactgtaaaaaactgtgagagaattaaaaaaaatgaataagaccTTATTCAGACGttatattctaatattctaataccCCCATCCCTGACCCTCTTTCTCTCTAGTGCTGAGCTGTGCTCATTCTGTAACAAGCCTGTGGATGGAAATGTGAAAATCTCTTTGAACATTCCTCCGATCTGCTGCCACCCAGAATGCTTTAAGGTACCTCCTCTAATAAACAAGCTCCtgtctttctgttcttttctgtttatttgatgGGTTGAATCTCCTAAATCCATAGACAGTTTACTAATTAGCAAGCTTTGCAGAGCTGACCctgtaaaacataaaatacaaacgATACAGACAAGCTAATTACACAGTCAGTGGTGTAGTAGTGTTGGAAATGGTGGGTTTACTGACACCTTTAGGGGGCCAACATCCTCCATTGTGACAACCATTTAGTAAAATCATGCAGTAACCACTGAAGATAGGATAACAAGCATCTAGCAAGACACAAGCAACTACCACTGATACAatagcaaccatctagtaacATACCTATGCTAATCAAACACAAACATTTCTTTACTTTTATCAGTAGTGGTGCAAAACAGAACCATTTTAAAGAGGTATACAAGTGGGTTTTCTTTAAAGAACCATTATACCAGGAAAATGTTTGCTTGAGTTGTCATGGTCTGTgcataacaaactagtaatgtctTAATAATTTCCCCCAAtactgtgtttgtataaatagtttGGTTTCAAATTAAGTTTAGatagtagtaaaagtaaaatcACTTTCATTTTTGTAAAGTGTTTATATAATAAGACATTCTGGACTGATTTATTCAGTTTAGTAATGACGTTTCCTAAATAGCAGTTtatattgtgtgttttatgtattttaatccAGTCTGACTGACCTACCAAATCATTCAGTTCCTTTAAGACACTTTAAGACAAGTCACTTAATGTCTTAATGTCTTTTAATGGCACTTTAAGGGCACCAAATGTCACTCTGAACACTATGGTTAAGATAAAGACTCAAAACTGAATTAGATttgtttaggtaaaaaaaaaagtccatacctgatccattaaaatatgcctgGATCAGCGCTGATCCCATGCCAGTCCACAGAATCCGGACATCCCTATAAAAATCCCTTaaggaatcctttttttttttttttttttttttaagtttagcaaccacctggaaaatctTAGCATCCATGAAACCACTTCCAAAAAAATACATAGTTCGGcagcacctaagcaaccaccagggacaccataggaaccacctggaatagttaatgttttttttttttacattttattttgacttggaaTATGACAACAAAACGCTATTATTATATAGAAttacatagaatatacataaaatgctctataaattataaattatgagAGGTTTATATAAAAACACTGGCTTTACTAAGGAATCGTTGATGAACCTGTTTAACCAACTTTTACTGTACACCTGCATACATGTATAAACTCCAGTCCACACAGATCAATGTGTATGTGTGGTGGCTAACAAAttgagaaataaatgaaataaataattaaacaaacaaacaaacaaagagaaaacagagagacaggaagCAATGAATTATTCAGAACCCCATGTAGCACATCGACCAGATCAATAATGCTGATTAATAAGGGTCTGATCAGAGCTGTGCTGCAGTGAAGTTGTTCTAGTTTacatgacgtgtgtgtgtgtgtgtgtgtgtgtgtgtgtgtgcgcacgcgtgCTTCATGCTAATTCAGTTTAGCGCAGTCTAATTACAGCACCATTCATTGGCACTTTAACCTGTGTGTAGTGTAGGGCTAATTACTAGCATGGTTATAATCTGTGTCACCACAGtctaagtgtgagtgtgtgtgtgtgtgttgggggagagGGAGAGTAAATTAACtgttgtatatttatgtatgtatatataatgtgtgtgtgtgtgtgtgtgtattgggacAGTGTGGTACGTGCGGTAAGCCGCTGGGTGACCTGCTCTTCTCCATGTTCCACCATGAGGGGAAGATTTACTGCAATGCCTGTTTCGAAGCCGTCATGCACTTCTGATAATTCGCTCCACAACAACCGATGCATCACACCCAGCAGCCCATGGCCACCTCGGAACTATCATGGCAAACTCACAAGCCACTTAAACCAAACCTATTAACAAGCACATTCAAACTGGCCAATCAGCATTGAGCACTATGCATTGAGTCTTGTCTTTTTTAttctaacaataataatataatctgtaaatgacattaaacatgttttatcTTCTGTGTGTAACCTGATTAACATTGTCCTAAAGAGCGACAATAAAATGTCCACtgaactgcatgtgtgtgtgtttgtgcacatgATTTTGGCTTGGCCTTTATCAGAACCCAAACTACAGTTTTATTATAGAAACATCATTTCAAAACACCAGAGGGTACCAAAGGAAGTCTTCAgtgaaaaaaacaatgatttaagtATCTATATTTATTATAATCATGACCGGGCAGGAAGCAGACACATGCAGACAAAAGTTAGAGGCTTTTTACAAAGGACAAATCCAAAAGAGTTAGCAATAACAGTCCCGGTCAGCAAGGGTAAGCAAAAAAGGCAACATAAAGGAAAAACAGGAAAGGAAAACAGACGAGAATGAGAAAACCAGGATGCAGAAATACTGCAGGgctatgcaaaaacaaaaaattatttttGATACACTGAATTTATAATGCATTTGTTGCCCATAAAACTTAAACACCTTAGCTAATGGTTGTGTATTGCACAGATTCCTTAACAAATCTAAAAGTAAACTGGAGCCATATCAaactagccagctagctagcgtTTAGTAACTAACAGAGCTATGATGTGTACATAACCTGCTTCCAGATATCTGAATAACTTTAGCTTACCTTACCTGAATCTCTTAGTGGTGAGACACATGCCAAGGCAGCAAGGTAATCACCTTTGTTTACTGTGTTGAAAACccatatgttagctagcttgctaattaGTTAGTGACTGTAATACCCTAACTACAGTCCTCCTTGCAGACTTCATCTGTCCAGGCAAATGACGTAGGCACAGCATCCTTCTTTAACTTTCTTATTCCAATCAGTGTATTAAAGAAACactattataaaattatattacttTCATAAAGTGTTCTGAACTTAATTTACTGTCCATGTTAATCTGTTATATCAAATCAAACATAAAATATAAGTCAACATGACTGTTAAATACAGACCAAGCTACCCATGGTTAACATCAATGGAAGGTTTGATCTTTAtatgatttcttttctttttgaaaaAATACATTTGGGAACACAGTAGTGAGGAGGTATTGCTCGTACCCAGCGGTCCAAAGCTACCTCCGCCCCTACAGCCTCGTTTTGGTAGACGACGGTGACATAGGCGAATAAAGCATATTCATTGAGACAGTCTGAGACAGTGGGGGAGTCAAGTAAGTGTCTGATGGGTTCTGGGTAATATAGTTTTTGTTAGAAAGTCTTTTGGGAAACAGGTGTGGGCAAGACAGGAGGAGTGGAAATTGCAAGTATGAcaagtaaaaaaaacagggtgtTTCTTCACATATTAAACATGCTAATTTTAAGCACGGGTTTCtataaaatctgctttttttaGCCTCTGATTTTGCCCACTCGccattccccagtcctatttccacaccatgagttgccaggtatggaactcAACAGCGGACAAGCAAAGCGTACTGCAGCCTTAGCTTGCTTCAGAAATAATAAGGTTTTGCGATGCATTGTGGGTGTTTGGTAGTGAACTATATAAGGAATAAAATGTACAGCTGAGATTTGGAACAGCACTACAACACGGCTGACACACcgtatagtgcactatttctgtaacATGGTGCGATTCTGAACGCAGCTTCAGTGTTGATTGGttggcattactgctactgtgtgttGATTGGTTGGCATTACTGTTGCTGAGTTATTTTTGTTTGGTTAGCATTACTAAGTGCTAAGTGCTGATTTGTTGTCATTATTTGGCATTACTACTACTGAGTTATTTTTAGCTATTTTGTACTGATTGGCTGGTGAATTGGGTACTGATTGGTTGTAATATAATTTCATAACTGGATGTCATGTCGTTCTGTATAAGCTtaatttaaaatgagaaaattgattaaaaaagtattgttttttttaatcaattcgAGCTGGAAAGTTTTATCGAAGATCTTCACTCATCTGTGACATTTTCCACTCTTTCTTGAGTGCCCTCTAGTGTTCAATCCAGCCAGAAGAAAAGTGTTACCATTTtacaattgtaattgtaatatatattgtggcgtggaagaggaaggaagacccgtgagactcatgacgAATGCTcataagctcttttattaaacaggcttgccactcacttacaatctttaacaagactaggagagctaaaccaACCTATCAAATAAGCTACCCACAGAACCCAGTGACTAAACTCGCTACTCACTTACTTTACAGTGAGTGCCCTAaacagcacccatctgcatggcccctccccataccctaggttacgggggaggtaccagctacgtaggctggagcaacacagcacaacaaaacacataAGGCCCCACACAcaaaagaacagaaacatgcctacaggcagccacacacacaacccagagccgccacatagcccccctcccaagggtcagccgtcccggctaccccaccaacccaacacaaaccccgtgtacaacagaacattttttttttttttttacattcagtcgcaaacaaagtcatcaAGGCGagcgggcggcctccgtgcccgcggcagcctggaggggccgggcacggcaccgcctgccagagttcagatcaggcatgggtgcaaggccggcaggttcCGCACCGCAGTCCTCAGCGTCcaacagtctcggcctatagggggccagcctatcacggtgcacaatcatagtgcgtctgccccaccggatcttatacaccacctcccccagcctggacagcaccaagcacggacccacccaggccgactggagcttcgggcacagtcccttcttccactgagggttatatagccaaaccctcgcccccaccgccaacgggtccccaaagcagcgcgtgtcgtacgcacgcttctgcttctgcccggcagcagactggttggagcgcgctagatggtgtgctaattccagcgaagacataaggtccgagacaaaagtgggcgtgtccgaagcgcacccgcccccgtcaggaggcgccccaaaagccagggagaccggcgtcctcagttcatgcccgaacataagcagagccggcgtgaatcccgtcgtctcctgcactgcgacaggccagcagcactaccggcaggtgcctgtcccagtcacgctggttcttgtccgacaccatggccaactgcgccaccagcgtgcggttaaaacgttccaccagtccgtcactctgcggatgaaggggcgtcgtcctggtcttatggattcccaggatgcggcagacctccgccatgacctccgactcgaaatttctcccctggtcactgtgcagttcttccggaaccccgaatctgcaaaagaactccagcaccaggatatccgcagtagtgaccgccccttggtccggcaccgcgtaggcctctggccacttcgtgaaatagtccatcgccaccagaacaaagcgatttccagaatccgtcaccggaaaggggcccagcacgtccacccGCTCCATTGGGCTGCCGCACTgttaagggtgaagtggggcgcggggcgccctcgaggggccctttttggaagcgcacacgtcacagcagtgcacgaagagttccacgtcggttctacacccaggccaatagaagcgttgcctcaggcgcttcagagtcttggtgacaccaaagtgcccagccccaggtgacccatgaactcctcgtaggaccgatcccctaagcgcccgcggtaccaccacctgaaaaacgcgccgcccgttcgccggatcctcccaggtatggcacagcacgccgtcggacaaactaaaactagcccagttggagcgcaacgccttagcaatcgggcccagcggcaccactTCCCCCATGACTgtgtgacgttcgcactgagcgcgtgtactgcccacgataattcgcgatccgctcattgcgcatcgcggagctgctctacggacacctgagccaccccgacagcgccagtaacatccccggagattgcagcgcagcgtgcaGTCTCAGctgatttctcctcagcacgagcacaatgtttgcagtcggcggccgtgtgcgacaaagcatccgcgttactgtgaCCACGacccgggcggtgcacaacctcaaaacgaaactcttggagtctagataaccagcgcgcgagttggccctcgggctcgcggaaacgcatgagccactgtagcgaggcgtggtcagtgcgcagcagaaagggcaccccatacacgtatgctcggaaatgtttaaggctttcgaccaccgcgagcagttcccggcgcgttacgcaattgttgcgctccgccttgtcgcattagtatccacaatgaaactctcagacaccttcggatacgctagaatcggagcattgcacaggcggctttttagctcctcgaatgcccgctccgcctcgtcagaccagcggaatttcacactaggcttagtcagagcatgaagcggcgctgccacgtccgcgaaccccctaataaaccgcctgtaatacgaggcgagccccatgaagctgcgaaccattttaGCGTCTCGCGGcgtgggccagtcacggaccgcctccgtctttttgggatcggtttccacgccagcaccgctcactacgtggcccaggaagctcacgtgctgccttagcagattacactttgccggattgagcttcaggttagccgcctgaatcgcgccgagcaccatttcaaggtgagacagtgcggagtcgaagtcggttccgtgcgccaagacatcatccaaataaacgacgcagcacgaccgcggaaccccgcataaaacacgctccataagacgctcaaaagtagccggcgagttacacaatccgaacggaagcaccgtgaaatgccatagggctgagccgagcgagaaagcggttttctccctatcccccgccgcgaggggcacctgccaatatccgctcctcaggtctaacgagctgaaccaggctgagccagacagctggtccagcgtatcgtcaATCCTGgggagtcaagcttcgtgacagccttaagtcgccgataatccacgcaaaagcgccaatttccatccttcttttttgcaaggaccactggggccgaccacgggctgctcgaaggctcaataatgcccgtactcgccatctcgcggactaactgctccgccgctacgcgctttgctaacgccagacggtgcggcctcagtctgatgggctgggcgtcacccgtgttcattgaatgaaccgcaaggctagttttagtacactcgcgctcagacacagcgaaactcgtgcgaaaacggccgatcagttcgcgcaaacggagttgttggggaccagataaacccacacaactgtgctccagcatctcctctatcggatctacactcaaccccaCATCCAGCAGACCCTCTACCGTATCAcacaccgaatcacacacattccctcccaccagttcacttacccctaactcgtcgcgtatctctacggggagtccagtcaccagcaccgagccccgtgcacagcacgttgatgcgtcctacccagaactgttgttgaaagggccccttgccgacatcaatcgtcaactccgttaatcctaggagacctataggatccccggtgactgaagagagagcgatgcgctggctgttgtcagtcacaaactcggccgctacctccgtcgctagctcgggctgtatcagtgagactgacgagcccgtgtccaccagcgcgttctCCGTCAAtccattcaatgtgcatttcaggaaatagccgctgagtccggcagttccggaatcagatcccgagggtaagcatagcgttcctggggccaccgtaaccctcactgggtggtccctgctccgtttcccggccggctgcagtgcgctcgcttgtggccacgccccccgcagcggcagcactccagttgggcatcagaccggctccgaccgcacctctgcgaatcacgggcaaccggcgacgccccccacggtccaggatggcttgagaggatgagttcggaccgctccgccacctcTACCGCGGACTCtagggtctgcgggtcggccagcctcacgtgtttgcgcagctcgctcggctcgagggcgcgcagaaagtgatccaacgcgagcctcctctggCCCGCTCGCGGAAACGTcgggtaagcttggcgggttagcagggccatctccgatgccagcacgcccagtgtctctccctgctgtcggcgtctgtccgccactagcattttggcggccgcctccgacggttggcggctgaaacgtgttctcagcgcccacgtcagttcaggcagctcgcagcggcactcggcggggagctcgatcagtaccctcagcgcgtcgccccgcagcgccaggcagaggttggctgccgtctcggcgtccgtccagcctgcaccgcccgccacgatctcaagctgagcttcgaaggctgtccagtcagcgctgctgtcgtagggggtaaggcggggttgagccgtCAAGCCGCCATCATCGCGCCGTGCGTTCCGCGAGTCGGCGCCGCTGTCCTTGCGCCATCTGCTCCGTGAGCCAgtgccgccgtcctcgcgccatccgctctgggagtcagcgccgccgtcctcgcgccatccgctctgggagccagcgccgccgtgctcgcgtcgtcctctccccggccacgacctccgaacagcccgctggcgccgtcaggtcctagtccactccgctggagagccttgcctctagtccgttggtccgctgtcttcctcctcagccgttcgatttcccctgccagcagctcaatatcttccagcagggtcacttctgacaccatatgtggcgtggaagaggaaggaagacccgtgagactcatgacgAATGCTcataagctcttttattaaacaggcttgccactcacttacaatctttaacaagactaggagagctaaactaACCTATCAAATAAGCTACCCACAGAACCCAGTGACTAAACTCGCTACTCACTTACTTTACGGTGAGTGCCCTAaacagcacccatctgcatggcccctccccataccctaggttacgggggaggtaccagctacgtaggctggagcaacacagcacaacaaaacacataaggccccacacacagaagaacagaaacatgcctacaggcagccacacacacaacccagagccgccacaatatatatatatatatatatatatatatatatatatatatatatatatatatatatatatatatagagatagatagatagatagatagatgtaaataaaccttaaatgaatgaaataaaataatgatcaATGAAGTTTTATTTAGGAAATTAAAGTTTAATACAGGTAATTATAGACAGGCCAGGCCAGCACAAATGCAGCACAACACAAATGCTTATACATTCGAAACACATAATTATGGCACGTGTTACaccatttattaaaatgtatatttatttattttaatgtgtagAACAGGAAggagttaatgtttttttgtagCACCATTGTTGAAGAGAATCTCCAAACAGCCAGAACTGATCAGTCATggtttgttacacacacacacacacacacacacacacacacacacacacacacacacacacacacacacacacacacacacacacacacaggtacaggtGTCTGTATGTACCTCGGGCTAATACTCAGTAACAAACTGACTCTTTGACACAGTGTAACCTACAGTTTATTTAAAGcttaatacatttacctcagatcaGCCATATTAAAGCATCAGCAGCACTCTGCACCACAGACTCTCCCAACAGACGCTCTGCAGGAGAACACCTGCTAATGAAGCTACATGCAGCAATGTGTGTGTCAGCGTGTGTctcagtgagagtgtgtgtgagtttgagttTAAGAGACTGAGAGAAAATAATGAATAGAGCCCCAGAAAGAAATatgaagagagaaacagaaaagggaGAAACAATATGTAATagggagacagagaaaaaaacaacagagggaaagagagaaaaaaaagagagagaacaaaatagtacagaaggaaagagaaagaaaaaaaagagagcgagcAGAGGAAAAGTGAAAGAAGGAGAGCAAAAACAATACAGATGGAGGGTGAGAACAGAGGGACAGAGAAGGAACGCAGAAGA
This genomic interval from Astyanax mexicanus isolate ESR-SI-001 chromosome 1, AstMex3_surface, whole genome shotgun sequence contains the following:
- the si:dkey-125i10.3 gene encoding calphotin isoform X2, with the protein product MAVYGAGRTPAEHARLWMRLQLQRTHSMSSGVNRKAVLRTTKVRTALKKDGSWIRRSTDQEDPPPPLKPVVLAKPLSPTVKSSTTSTPETLQIPAPQTSSPLSPAPQTTSTLSPASQTTSPSSPTPQTTSPSNAAPQIISPSNSSPQMTSPPNATPQTSPTSGASPNPPTEAKGRVGGSYVLSAMRKFESDPNTTAAPAEPKKAPVKKAIVESPVPQTPAAETPVAKAPAAETPVAKPPAAETPVAKPPAAETSAAKPPAAETPVVIAPAAETPVAKAPPAETPVVKAPAVETPVAKAPAVETPVVKAPAAETPVVKAPAAETPVVKAPAAETPVAKAPAVETPLVKAPAAETPVAKATPAETPVVKAPAVETPAPKAPAAETPVAKAPAAETPVAKAPAAETPVAKAPAAETPVVKAPTAETPVVKAPAVETLVVKAPAPETPVAKAPAAETPVAKAPAAETPVVKAPTAETPVVKAPAVETLVVKAPTAETPVVKAPAVETLVVKAPAPETPVAKAPAAETPVAKAPAAETPVVKAPTAETPVVKAPAVETLVVKAPAPETPVVKAPAAETPVVKAPAAKPPVVKAPAAETPVAKAPAAETSVAKVPAVETPVAKAPAAETSVAKAPPTETPVAKAPPTETPVAKAPVAETPVAKAPTAETPVAKAPVAETPVAKAPVAEPPVAKAPVAETPVAKAPAAETPVTKAPAAEAPVAKAPAAETPVAKVPAAETPVAKVPEVKTPAVGTPLVKAPEIKTPTAEPPVAKAPATETPVAKAPEVKTPLVETPVAKKLVVETPVIKAPVAQTPLAKVPEVKITPPEIPAVKEPKVDPPVSKTSITELSKEKVPVAGITVAKSPDVQPPATEVPAAKPSIVETPVAKAPEVKAPVIETPAKTPEVKQPEVTPVVEKGKPVVVAFSQPDTKPAAAVESPAEGSSKTQTFAELCSFCNKPVDGNVKISLNIPPICCHPECFKCGTCGKPLGDLLFSMFHHEGKIYCNACFEAVMHF
- the si:dkey-125i10.3 gene encoding uncharacterized protein si:dkey-125i10.3 isoform X10, with protein sequence MAVYGAGRTPAEHARLWMRLQLQRTHSMSSGVNRKAVLRTTKVRTALKKDGSWIRRSTDQEDPPPPLKPVVLAKPLSPTVKSSTTSTPETLQIPAPQTSSPLSPAPQTTSTLSPASQTTSPSSPTPQTTSPSNAAPQIISPSNSSPQMTSPPNATPQTSPTSGASPNPPTEAKGRVGGSYVLSAMRKFESDPNTTAAPAEPKKAPVKKAIVESPVPQTPAAETPVAKAPAAETPVVKAPAAETPVVKAPAAETPVVKAPAAETPVAKAPAVETPLVKAPAAETPVAKATPAETPVVKAPAVETPAPKAPAAETPVAKAPAAETPVAKAPAAETPVAKAPAAETPVVKAPTAETPVVKAPAVETLVVKAPAPETPVAKAPAAETPVAKAPAAETPVVKAPTAETPVVKAPAVETLVVKAPTAETPVVKAPAVETLVVKAPAPETPVAKAPAAETPVAKAPAAETPVVKAPTAETPVVKAPAVETLVVKAPAPETPVVKAPAAETPVVKAPAAKPPVVKAPAAETPVAKAPAAETSVAKVPAVETPVAKAPAAETSVAKAPPTETPVAKAPPTETPVAKAPVAETPVAKAPTAETPVAKAPVAETPVAKAPVAEPPVAKAPVAETPVAKAPAAETPVTKAPAAEAPVAKAPAAETPVAKVPAAETPVAKVPEVKTPAVGTPLVKAPEIKTPTAEPPVAKAPATETPVAKAPEVKTPLVETPVAKKLVVETPVIKAPVAQTPLAKVPEVKITPPEIPAVKEPKVDPPVSKTSITELSKEKVPVAGITVAKSPDVQPPATEVPAAKPSIVETPVAKAPEVKAPVIETPAKTPEVKQPEVTPVVEKGKPVVVAFSQPDTKPAAAVESPAEGSSKTQTFAELCSFCNKPVDGNVKISLNIPPICCHPECFKCGTCGKPLGDLLFSMFHHEGKIYCNACFEAVMHF
- the si:dkey-125i10.3 gene encoding calphotin isoform X3, with the translated sequence MAVYGAGRTPAEHARLWMRLQLQRTHSMSSGVNRKAVLRTTKVRTALKKDGSWIRRSTDQEDPPPPLKPVVLAKPLSPTVKSSTTSTPETLQIPAPQTSSPLSPAPQTTSTLSPASQTTSPSSPTPQTTSPSNAAPQIISPSNSSPQMTSPPNATPQTSPTSGASPNPPTEAKGRVGGSYVLSAMRKFESDPNTTAAPAEPKKAPVKKAIVESPVPQTPAAETPVAKAPAAETPVAKPPAAETPVAKPPAAETSAAKPPAAETPVVIAPAAETPVAKAPPAETPVVKAPAAETPVVKAPAVETPVAKAPAVETPVVKAPAAETPVVKAPAAETPVAKAPAVETPLVKAPAAETPVAKATPAETPVVKAPAVETPAPKAPAAETPVAKAPAAETPVAKAPAAETPVAKAPAAETPVVKAPTAETPVVKAPAVETLVVKAPAPETPVAKAPAAETPVAKAPAAETPVVKAPTAETPVVKAPAVETLVVKAPTAETPVVKAPAVETLVVKAPAPETPVAKAPAAETPVAKAPAAETPVVKAPTAETPVVKAPAVETLVVKAPAPETPVVKAPAAETPVVKAPAAKPPVVKAPAAETPVAKAPAAETSVAKVPAVETPVAKAPAAETSVAKAPPTETPVAKAPPTETPVAKAPVAETPVAKAPTAETPVAKAPVAETPVAKAPVAEPPVAKAPVAETPVAKAPAAETPVTKAPAAEAPVAKAPAAETPVAKVPAAETPVAKVPEVKTPAVGTPLVKAPEIKTPTAEPPVAKAPATETPVAKAPEVKTPLVETPVAKKLVVETPVIKAPVAQTPLAKVPEVKITPPEIPAVKEPKVDPPVSKTSITELSKEKVPVAGITVAKSPDVQPPATEVPAAKPSIVETPVAKAPEVKAPVIETPAKTPEVKQPEVTPVVEKGKPVVVAFSQPDTKPAAAVESPAEGSSKTQTFAELCSFCNKPVDGNVKISLNIPPICCHPECFKCGTCGKPLGDLLFSMFHHEGKIYCNACFEAVMHF